From Solwaraspora sp. WMMD1047, the proteins below share one genomic window:
- a CDS encoding phosphatidylserine decarboxylase, whose protein sequence is MTQSPAVRTPGSPGPVRLGERAARAVTAELARHQSSKTALLVGAEPESALLAATVDTLLPGDTLTVVPAAGTPAGALREHVAAQGRWVADRVRVVDSPAEADPADLVVVAEPLTGTAEEARATLDALAKNLADGGLLTVAVPAPPGRTAGAAAELDRQSALFGVGTDLVLRNRPPVRVHRLRFTAAEVAGAARLTPAYRTSSVPLTRGMHIDSNGLAAAGIAVGLAALTRLARPKSRLWLLPALAAAPVAAFFRDPERDVPTDPAAVVAAADGKVLSVERLRDERFGDGEFLRIAVFLSVLDVHVNRVPVAGKVVDYFVADGGFANAMTPDAEHNVAAYTVLDTERGTVVVAQRTGLIARRIVQRAPVGALLARGERLGLIRFGSRTDVYLPADAVQPLVGPGDRVLGGSSVIARWR, encoded by the coding sequence ATGACCCAGTCCCCCGCCGTGCGTACTCCCGGTTCTCCCGGACCGGTCCGCCTCGGCGAGCGAGCCGCCCGGGCCGTCACCGCCGAACTGGCCCGGCACCAGTCCTCGAAGACCGCCCTGCTGGTCGGTGCGGAGCCGGAGTCGGCCCTGCTGGCGGCGACCGTCGACACCCTGCTGCCCGGCGACACCCTCACCGTGGTGCCGGCGGCCGGTACGCCCGCCGGTGCGTTGCGGGAGCACGTGGCGGCGCAGGGCCGGTGGGTGGCCGACCGGGTCCGGGTCGTCGACTCCCCCGCCGAGGCCGACCCGGCGGACCTGGTGGTGGTCGCCGAGCCGCTGACCGGCACCGCCGAGGAGGCCCGGGCCACCCTTGACGCGCTGGCGAAGAACCTGGCCGACGGGGGGCTGCTGACCGTCGCGGTGCCGGCGCCACCGGGTCGTACCGCGGGCGCGGCCGCCGAACTGGACCGGCAGTCCGCGCTCTTCGGCGTCGGCACCGACCTGGTGCTGCGCAACCGGCCGCCGGTCCGGGTGCACCGACTCCGGTTCACCGCCGCCGAGGTGGCGGGGGCGGCGCGGCTGACCCCGGCCTACCGGACGTCGAGCGTGCCGCTCACCCGGGGCATGCACATCGACTCGAACGGCCTGGCCGCGGCCGGCATCGCCGTCGGCCTGGCGGCACTGACCCGGCTGGCCCGGCCGAAGTCCCGGCTCTGGCTGCTCCCGGCGCTCGCCGCCGCGCCGGTGGCGGCCTTCTTCCGGGACCCGGAGCGGGACGTCCCCACCGACCCGGCGGCCGTGGTGGCCGCCGCCGACGGCAAGGTGCTCTCGGTCGAGCGGCTTCGCGACGAACGCTTCGGTGACGGCGAGTTCCTCCGGATAGCGGTCTTCCTCTCCGTGCTCGACGTGCACGTCAACCGGGTACCGGTCGCCGGCAAGGTGGTGGACTACTTCGTCGCCGACGGCGGTTTCGCGAACGCGATGACCCCCGACGCCGAGCACAACGTGGCCGCGTACACCGTGCTGGACACCGAGCGCGGGACGGTGGTGGTGGCCCAGCGCACCGGGCTGATCGCCCGGCGCATCGTGCAGCGGGCGCCGGTGGGCGCGCTGCTGGCCCGGGGCGAGCGGCTGGGGCTGATCCGGTTCGGGTCGCGTACCGACGTCTACCTGCCGGCGGATGCCGTGCAGCCGCTGGTCGGCCCCGGTGACCGGGTGCTCGGCGGCAGCTCGGTGATCGCCCGCTGGCGCTGA
- a CDS encoding PspC domain-containing protein, which translates to MTEEAAQHRRETPAEGDPQPPAGRPGQGDETRTGDGVDRVADQPSASEAPTEPMPAAAEPPGDPAATEPPTAEAPTAGPAPGGPPPGGWPGSDPGWAGGAGAGFPPGQQPPWGYAGQGHVPPPGAAFTSRYGLVRPRQGRYLAGVCAAVARATNTDPILWRVLLAVLGFFGGIGILVYVAAWLIIPAEGDTASPVESMLGRGKSSMSPVTVLVLGVLVAVMFGYIVTDAFRAVLLGVAILIGGALLLNRDANRSPAGPPGPLPGAPPPAGGSWPDGPEFQPAEQRYGSVPPGAETAAGRPLDQPTRQFEAVPPHLAAPPASAAPPPASAPAPVGAGWGWPASAPAAAAAGTATGPAWSPGLPTAPPPGGYRPPFAPRGPYAGPYPPGGGGAGGGFPPGGFPPGPVPPSAGGKPPKRPKPPRERSRLGGATFSMIFVAIGLVAVLDLVNAVPVAPSAYFAGALLTIALGLLVGAWFGRARWLIALGLAGAAALGISTVAESYDKVRQDGGTINWTPVGHEAMADRYETQFSDAILDLRQVDFTDTDSQVTVEIDFGKLEVVLPPEVDATVEVEIRAGDAEVFGTRWSGFDEPGREFVDLGSDGAGGGKLRLNIYVNAGNAEVSR; encoded by the coding sequence ATGACCGAAGAAGCTGCCCAGCACCGCCGGGAGACCCCGGCGGAGGGCGATCCGCAACCGCCGGCGGGCCGGCCCGGGCAGGGCGACGAGACCCGCACCGGGGACGGCGTCGACCGGGTAGCCGACCAGCCCTCGGCGAGCGAGGCGCCGACCGAGCCGATGCCCGCGGCGGCCGAGCCGCCCGGCGATCCCGCAGCGACCGAGCCGCCGACCGCCGAAGCGCCGACCGCCGGGCCGGCGCCGGGCGGGCCGCCGCCGGGCGGTTGGCCGGGGTCGGACCCGGGCTGGGCCGGCGGCGCCGGCGCCGGCTTCCCGCCCGGCCAGCAACCCCCCTGGGGGTACGCGGGCCAGGGGCACGTCCCGCCGCCGGGCGCCGCCTTCACCTCCCGGTACGGTCTGGTCCGGCCGCGTCAGGGCCGGTACCTGGCCGGGGTCTGCGCGGCGGTGGCCCGGGCCACCAACACCGACCCGATCCTCTGGCGGGTGCTGCTGGCCGTGCTCGGTTTCTTCGGCGGCATCGGCATTCTGGTCTACGTGGCGGCCTGGCTGATCATCCCGGCCGAGGGGGACACCGCCTCGCCGGTGGAGTCCATGCTCGGCCGCGGCAAGTCGAGCATGTCGCCGGTGACGGTGCTCGTGCTCGGGGTGCTGGTGGCCGTGATGTTCGGCTACATCGTGACCGACGCGTTCCGGGCCGTGCTGCTCGGCGTGGCCATCCTGATCGGCGGCGCGCTGCTGCTCAACCGAGACGCCAACCGGTCGCCCGCCGGGCCGCCCGGCCCCCTGCCCGGCGCCCCGCCCCCGGCTGGCGGGTCCTGGCCGGACGGGCCCGAGTTCCAGCCCGCCGAGCAGCGCTACGGGTCGGTGCCGCCCGGCGCCGAGACCGCCGCCGGCCGCCCGCTCGACCAGCCGACCCGGCAGTTCGAAGCCGTCCCGCCCCACCTCGCCGCTCCGCCGGCCAGCGCCGCGCCGCCCCCGGCGAGCGCCCCCGCGCCGGTCGGTGCGGGGTGGGGCTGGCCGGCATCCGCACCCGCGGCCGCCGCTGCCGGAACCGCCACCGGCCCGGCCTGGTCACCCGGCCTGCCCACCGCCCCGCCGCCGGGCGGGTACCGGCCGCCGTTCGCCCCCCGCGGCCCGTACGCCGGCCCGTATCCGCCAGGTGGCGGTGGGGCCGGCGGCGGATTCCCGCCCGGGGGGTTCCCGCCGGGACCGGTCCCGCCGTCGGCCGGGGGTAAGCCGCCGAAGCGGCCCAAGCCGCCGCGCGAGCGGTCCCGGCTCGGTGGCGCGACCTTCTCGATGATCTTCGTGGCGATCGGGCTGGTGGCGGTGCTGGACCTGGTCAACGCGGTCCCGGTCGCGCCCTCGGCGTACTTCGCCGGCGCGTTGCTCACCATCGCTCTCGGGCTGCTGGTCGGCGCCTGGTTCGGGCGGGCCCGCTGGCTCATCGCGCTCGGTCTGGCCGGCGCTGCGGCGCTGGGCATCTCCACCGTCGCCGAGTCGTACGACAAGGTCCGGCAGGACGGCGGCACGATCAACTGGACCCCGGTCGGCCACGAGGCGATGGCCGACCGGTACGAGACCCAGTTCAGCGACGCGATTCTGGACCTGCGCCAGGTGGACTTCACCGACACGGACAGCCAGGTCACGGTCGAGATCGACTTCGGCAAGCTGGAGGTGGTGCTGCCGCCCGAGGTGGACGCCACGGTCGAGGTGGAGATCCGGGCCGGCGACGCCGAGGTGTTCGGCACCCGCTGGAGCGGATTCGACGAGCCGGGCCGCGAGTTCGTCGACCTCGGATCGGACGGGGCCGGCGGCGGCAAGCTGCGGCTGAACATCTATGTCAACGCCGGAAACGCGGAGGTCAGCCGATGA
- a CDS encoding ATP-binding protein: MASGPPRLYRSRDHRMVAGVAAGIAHHLGIPVVRVRVSFVLLLGLSGLGLLLYAAFWAVVPPRTSSTEPPQRDIFQLLPFVAIGLGVMLLQVLLFGSTGVAGTAGWLVAIIAVGAGVIWHQSAPERRWEWSRSMPVPWLGAVVEESDRRAFVLRFIGGGVLVAVGIIGVVAVYSPQDNLDAVINGVIFALVALAGVSVVAAPVLWRTFSQLRAEREGRIREQERAELAAMVHDQVLHTLALIQRNATDTKTVQRLARGQERSLRNWLYKPTASPTERLAAALEQAAAEVEDTYAITVETVLVGDRETDERIGALVAAAREALVNAARHAKVQTVSLYAEVEPEQVSVFVRDRGAGFDPSTVEDHRHGVRGSIIGRMRRHGGRAEIRSEPGGGTEVRLMMPTARDGATAGKDR; encoded by the coding sequence ATCGCCAGCGGACCCCCGCGCCTGTACCGCTCCCGCGACCATCGGATGGTCGCCGGAGTGGCCGCCGGCATCGCCCACCACCTGGGGATCCCGGTGGTCCGGGTGCGGGTCTCGTTCGTGCTGCTGCTCGGGCTCAGCGGTCTCGGGCTGCTGCTCTACGCGGCGTTCTGGGCGGTGGTGCCGCCCCGGACCAGCAGCACCGAGCCGCCGCAGCGGGACATCTTCCAGCTCCTGCCGTTCGTCGCGATCGGGCTCGGGGTGATGCTGCTCCAGGTCCTGCTCTTCGGCTCCACCGGCGTGGCCGGCACCGCCGGCTGGCTGGTCGCCATCATCGCCGTCGGGGCCGGGGTGATCTGGCACCAGTCGGCCCCGGAGCGCCGCTGGGAGTGGAGCCGCTCGATGCCGGTGCCGTGGCTCGGCGCGGTCGTCGAGGAGAGCGACCGGCGGGCCTTCGTACTGCGCTTCATCGGCGGCGGCGTGCTGGTGGCGGTCGGCATCATCGGCGTGGTGGCGGTCTACTCGCCGCAGGACAACCTGGACGCGGTGATCAACGGGGTGATCTTCGCGTTGGTCGCGCTGGCCGGGGTCTCGGTGGTGGCGGCGCCGGTGCTGTGGCGGACGTTCAGCCAGCTGCGGGCCGAGCGGGAGGGCCGCATCCGGGAGCAGGAGCGGGCCGAACTGGCCGCCATGGTGCACGACCAGGTGCTGCACACCCTCGCCCTGATCCAGCGCAACGCCACCGACACCAAGACGGTGCAGCGACTGGCCCGGGGGCAGGAGCGGTCGCTGCGCAACTGGCTCTACAAGCCGACCGCCTCGCCGACCGAACGGTTGGCCGCCGCGCTGGAGCAGGCCGCCGCGGAGGTCGAGGACACCTACGCGATCACCGTCGAGACGGTGCTGGTCGGCGACCGGGAGACCGACGAGAGGATCGGCGCGCTGGTCGCGGCGGCCCGGGAGGCGCTCGTCAACGCGGCCCGGCACGCCAAGGTGCAGACCGTCTCGCTCTACGCCGAGGTGGAGCCGGAACAGGTGAGCGTTTTCGTCCGCGACCGTGGCGCGGGCTTCGACCCGTCTACCGTTGAGGACCACCGGCACGGAGTGCGGGGGTCGATCATCGGGCGGATGCGCCGGCACGGGGGCCGGGCGGAGATCCGCAGCGAACCCGGCGGCGGTACCGAGGTGCGGTTGATGATGCCGACCGCACGGGACGGCGCGACGGCAGGGAAGGACAGGTAG
- a CDS encoding response regulator transcription factor, which yields MTDHSFEQAEQAQPPRRLRVFLVDDHAMFRAGVRAELGAHVDVIGEASTVAEAVNRIAAVAPDVVLLDVHMPDGGGRAVLDAMRRSHPQVRFLALSVSDAAEDVIGLIRAGARGYVTKTISPDELAAAIRRVADGDAVFSPRLAGFVLDAFAARPDAPVADPELDQLTNREREVLRLLARGYAYKEIAKELFISIKTVETHVSNVLRKLQMSNRYELSRWAADRRLV from the coding sequence ATGACCGACCACTCGTTCGAGCAGGCCGAGCAGGCGCAGCCGCCCCGTCGGCTGCGGGTGTTCCTCGTCGACGACCACGCGATGTTCCGGGCCGGGGTACGGGCCGAGCTGGGCGCGCATGTGGACGTGATCGGGGAGGCGAGCACCGTCGCCGAGGCGGTCAACCGGATCGCCGCTGTCGCCCCGGACGTGGTGCTGCTGGACGTGCACATGCCCGACGGCGGCGGGCGGGCGGTGCTCGACGCGATGCGCCGCAGCCACCCGCAGGTGCGGTTCCTGGCGCTCAGCGTCTCGGACGCGGCCGAGGACGTGATCGGCCTGATCCGGGCCGGTGCCCGCGGCTACGTCACCAAGACGATCTCCCCGGACGAGCTGGCCGCCGCGATCCGGCGGGTGGCCGACGGCGACGCGGTGTTCAGCCCCCGGCTGGCCGGCTTCGTGCTGGACGCCTTCGCCGCCCGGCCGGACGCGCCGGTCGCCGATCCGGAGCTGGACCAGCTCACCAACCGGGAGCGCGAGGTGCTGCGGCTGCTCGCCCGGGGGTACGCCTACAAGGAGATCGCCAAGGAGCTGTTCATCTCGATCAAGACGGTCGAGACGCACGTCTCCAACGTGCTGCGCAAGCTGCAGATGTCCAACCGCTACGAGCTGTCCCGCTGGGCGGCCGACCGCCGGTTGGTGTGA